DNA from Comamonas serinivorans:
GAGCGCGATGCGCCCCAGGCTGCCGGAGGTGGCTCGTGCCACGCGCCCGCGTCAGCTGGCCGATCAGGGCAACGCGCTTCAAAGGGGTGTTGGCGTGTGGGCGGTGCGGTCAGGCAGGGAATCCGCTTGCCACGGCCGGTCCAGGCGCTGCCTCCAAGCGCAACGGAACGCTGCGCCACTCGCCAGCGCGCAATCGGTCGGCCGACGACCGGCAGCTCAGCGCGGTTTGCCCAGCAGGTAGAGCAGCTGCGCCTTGGCTTCGGGCCATTCACCGGCTGTCATGCTGTACATGACGGTGTCGCGCACCGTGCCATCGCGGCGCAAGGCGTGGTGGCGCAGCACGCCATCGCGTTTGGCACCCAGGCGTTCGATGGCGCGCTGGCTGGCAAAGTTGAAGTTGTCGGTGCGCCAGCCCACCAGCGCGCAACCCAGGGTCTCGAAGGCGTGCGTCATCAGCATGAGCTTGACCGTCGTGTTCACGTGGCTGCGCTGCACGCTTTGGGCATACCAGGTGTAGCCAATCTCCAGCCGGTCTACCGCCGGCACGATGTCGTGGTAGCTGGTGGTGCCCAGCACACGGCCCGAGGCTTCGTCGATGACCGCGAAGGCGATGCGCGAGCCCGCATCGCGCATCTGCAGGGCCTGCTCGATGTAGGTGGGCGTCTGCTCGGGTTCGGGGACCGAGGTGATGCGCAGCGTCCACAGCTCGCCATCGGCGGCCGCGGCCCGCAGGCCATCTTCGTGCGACAGGGCCAGGGGTTCCAGCCGCAGGCCGCCGCGCTGCAGCACCACGGGTTCAACGAAGCGATTGGCGAGGGTCATGGGACGGGTGGTGTGAAGGTTGAAAGGCAGTATGCCTGGGTTTCCGTTCATCAACAAACGGAAACCCAGGCATACTGGTCATGGTGCCGCCTGCGGTCATGCGACGCGCAGGCCGGCATGGCGCAGGCGGTGGGGCGTGGGGCCACGCCGCCGCCGCATCAGCGGTTGCGCTGGTTCATGAACACCAGCTTCTCGAACAGCGTCACGTCCTGCTCGTTCTTCAGCAGCGCGCCCACCAGCGGCGGCACGGCCACCTTGGCGTCGGCGCTTTGCAGCGCATCCAGCGGGATGTCTTCGGCCACCAGCAGCTTGAGCCAGTCCAGCAGTTCGCTGGTCGAGGGCTTCTTCTTCAGGCCGGGCAGGTTGCGCACGTCGTAGAACACCTTCATGGCCGCGGTGAGCAGCTCGGCCTTCAGGCCTGGGAAGTGCACGTCCACGATCTGCTTCATCGTGTCCGGCTCGGGGAACTTGATGTAGTGGAAGAAGCAGCGGCGCAGGAAGGCATCCGGCAGCTCCTTCTCGTTGTTCGAGGTGATGAACACCAGCGGACGGTGCTTGGCGCGGATCAGCTGACGGGTTTCGTAGCAGTAGAACTCCATGCGGTCGATTTCGCGCAGCAGGTCGTTCGGGAACTCGATGTCGGCCTTGTCGATTTCGTCGATCAGCAGGGCGACGGGCTCGTCGCTGACGAAGGCCTGCCACAGCACGCCCTTGACGATGTAGTTCTCGATGTCCTTGACGCGCTCGTCGCCGAGCTGCGAATCGCGCAGGCGGCTCACGGCGTCGTATTCGTACAGGCCTTGCTGGGCCTTGGTGGTGGACTTGATGTGCCACTGCAGCAGCGGCATCTTCAGGGCTTCGGCCACTTCCTCGGCCAGCATGGTCTTGCCCGTGCCGGGTTCACCCTTGACCAGCAACGGGCGCTTGAGCGTCATGGCGGCGTTCACCGCCAGCATCAGATCCTGCGTGGCAACGTAGTTCTTGGAGCCTTCAAATTTCATGGTCAAGCCAATCCCGAAAAGAATGTCCCGTAAGGTGACAGGTGGGTGAATGCAATCACTCTAGAATGGTCGCGATCAGAGCAGTTCTGTCTCAACACACCAGAAATTGTGCGCAGAATATGAAAAAAACATTGTCTCTCATGTTTGCCGCCGTCCTCACGATGCAGGTGGCAACAGTGGCCAACGCGCAAGCGGTGGCAGGGAACGCAGATCGAGGCAAGGACAAAGTCGCCATGTGCATTGGCTGCCATGGCATCCCAGGGTACAAGGCCACCTTTCCCGAGGTGTACCACGTGCCCAAGATTTCGGGACAGAACGCCAAGTACATCGAGGCCGCGCTCAAGGCCTACCGCGAGGGGACGCGCAAGCACCCGAGCATGCGCGGCATCGGCGGCTCGCTGACGGATGAGGACATCGCCGACGTGGCCGCGTTCTACGAGGCCTCGGCCAAGCCATCCACCACCGAGGTGACGGTGCCCACGCCCAGCCCGCAGGTGGCCTCGCTGCTGCAAAAGGGCGCGTGCGTGTCATGCCACGGCGCCAACTTCTCCAAGCCCATCGACGGCAACACGCCCAAGATCGCGGGCCAGTATGCGGACTACCTGTACGCCTCCCTCAAGGCTTACCGCGATGACACCCATCGCACCTGGGGGCGCGGCAATCCCGTGATGGCCGGACAGGCCAAGCAATTCAGCGATCAGGAGCTCAAGGCCCTGTCCAAGTACCTGAGCACCGTGCCAGGCGACTTGGCCACCGTGCCCGAGCCCCGCTTCATCCGATGACGCAAAGGTGTTGATGTGATGCGTGTGCCGGCCAGTTTGTTGCGGCCCATGAAGGTATGGGGAATCGGGGTGTGGGTGCTGGGCCTGGCGGCTTGCGGCGGTCAGCCGCTGGTCGCGCCCGAGTTGATGGCCAAGCCGCGCCTGTCGGCAGCGGAACTCCAGCGCATGGACGAGGAAACGCTGGAACAGCGCCGCGCCGACTTTGCGCGTCAGCGGGACCAGGCCGCAGCCGATTTCCGGCAGGCCGAGTCGCAGTGCTGGAAGCAGTTCGCCGTGAACCGCTGCCTGGACAACGCGGCGCAGACGCGGCGCGCCCTGCTGGATCAGTTGAGCGCCGATGACCGCGTGGTGCAGGACGAGCTGCGTCAGCGCAAGCTGCAGCGTGCCGACGAGCGCCTGCAGGGCAAGCAGGAAAAAGCCGCTCAATGAGCGGAGTATGGGCCGGCTGCCGTTGTTGAAACAACGGTGGCAGGCCCATACTGCCATTGAAGATGATGCAAGGCACTGCGCACGCCTTGGCCTTGGCGGCGGCGCCACCCCCATCGCCGGCAACCCGTCTCCGGGTCACGCGCAGGCAGGCGCGCCTTGCGCGGCCTGTGGGCCGCAACGCGGCGCGCGCTCGGCGCATACCCAATCCACTACGATCACGCCCATGAACAAAACGCATTTCGGCTACGAATCGGTCGATGAACAGGACAAGGCCCGCCGCGTGCGCGGCGTGTTCGATTCGGTGGCGTCCAAATACGACGTGATGAACGATTTGATGTCCGGTGGCCTGCATCGGGCCTGGAAGGCCTACACCGTGCTGGTGGCCAACCTCAAGCCCGGCGACAAGGCCTTGGACATCGCCGGTGGCACGGGCGACCTGGCCCTGGCGTTTGCCAAGAAGGTGGGCCCCACGGGCCAGGTGGTGCACACCGACATCAACGAGGCCATGCTGAGCACCGGCCGTGACCGCCTGATCAACCAGGGCGTGCTGCTGCCCACGGTGATTTGCGATGCCGAGGCGCTGCCCTTTCCCGAAGGGCATTTCGACCTGGTGAGCGTGGCGTTCGGCTTGCGCAACATGACGCACAAGGACCAGGCCCTGCGCGAGATGAACCGCGTGCTGCGGCCTGGTGGCAAGCTGCTGGTGCTGGAGTTCTCGCGTGTGGCCAAGCCGCTGCAATCGCTGTACGACTGGTACTCCTTCAAGGTGTTGCCCAAGATGGGGTCCATGGTGGCCGGCGATGCCGACAGCTACCGGTACCTGGCCGAATCCATCCGCATGCACCCGGGACAGGAAGAGCTCAAGGGCCTGATGAAGGACTGCGGGTTCGGTCATGTGGACTACCACAACATGACGGCGGGTGTGGCGGCCCTGCACGTGGGCATCAAGTGCTGAGGCTGCCCGGGCGCTGACCCAGCGGCTCGCACGCGCGCAAGACCACGCCTGACGAGGGACATCGTGTGGCGCGACTGCGCCTGCGGGGCCGGCATGCGATCCTTGCACCCACATCGGCAGCCATGCCGACTGGTTCAATTCTTTTCATACCGGAGGCGGAGTGATCAAACTGTTTTCAATCATTGTGGCGGCCCTGATGCTGTTCACCACCTTTGACGCCGAAGCCAAGCGCATGGGGGGTGGCAGTTCCATGGGGCGTCAGTCGAGCAACGTGACCCAGCGTGAAGCAGTTCGTCCTCCGGTGCAGGCACCGGGCAACCAGGCTGCCACGGCGGGTGCCGCTGGCGCGGCCGGCGCTGCGGCGGCCGCCACGCGCAAGCCCTGGATGGGCATCCTGGGTGGCATCGCCGCAGGCTTGGGCCTGGCCTGGCTGGCCAATTCGCTGGGCCTGGGTGAAGGCTTTGCCAACATCCTGCTGATCGCCTTGCTGGTCATGGTGGCGGTGGCGGTGTTCCGCATGCTCAAGAACCGCAGCCAGGCTGGCCAGATGGGCAACCGCATGGCCTACCAGGGCGCTGGCGCGCCGGGCAACG
Protein-coding regions in this window:
- a CDS encoding GNAT family N-acetyltransferase translates to MTLANRFVEPVVLQRGGLRLEPLALSHEDGLRAAAADGELWTLRITSVPEPEQTPTYIEQALQMRDAGSRIAFAVIDEASGRVLGTTSYHDIVPAVDRLEIGYTWYAQSVQRSHVNTTVKLMLMTHAFETLGCALVGWRTDNFNFASQRAIERLGAKRDGVLRHHALRRDGTVRDTVMYSMTAGEWPEAKAQLLYLLGKPR
- a CDS encoding AAA family ATPase encodes the protein MKFEGSKNYVATQDLMLAVNAAMTLKRPLLVKGEPGTGKTMLAEEVAEALKMPLLQWHIKSTTKAQQGLYEYDAVSRLRDSQLGDERVKDIENYIVKGVLWQAFVSDEPVALLIDEIDKADIEFPNDLLREIDRMEFYCYETRQLIRAKHRPLVFITSNNEKELPDAFLRRCFFHYIKFPEPDTMKQIVDVHFPGLKAELLTAAMKVFYDVRNLPGLKKKPSTSELLDWLKLLVAEDIPLDALQSADAKVAVPPLVGALLKNEQDVTLFEKLVFMNQRNR
- a CDS encoding c-type cytochrome, coding for MKKTLSLMFAAVLTMQVATVANAQAVAGNADRGKDKVAMCIGCHGIPGYKATFPEVYHVPKISGQNAKYIEAALKAYREGTRKHPSMRGIGGSLTDEDIADVAAFYEASAKPSTTEVTVPTPSPQVASLLQKGACVSCHGANFSKPIDGNTPKIAGQYADYLYASLKAYRDDTHRTWGRGNPVMAGQAKQFSDQELKALSKYLSTVPGDLATVPEPRFIR
- the ubiE gene encoding bifunctional demethylmenaquinone methyltransferase/2-methoxy-6-polyprenyl-1,4-benzoquinol methylase UbiE translates to MNKTHFGYESVDEQDKARRVRGVFDSVASKYDVMNDLMSGGLHRAWKAYTVLVANLKPGDKALDIAGGTGDLALAFAKKVGPTGQVVHTDINEAMLSTGRDRLINQGVLLPTVICDAEALPFPEGHFDLVSVAFGLRNMTHKDQALREMNRVLRPGGKLLVLEFSRVAKPLQSLYDWYSFKVLPKMGSMVAGDADSYRYLAESIRMHPGQEELKGLMKDCGFGHVDYHNMTAGVAALHVGIKC